In Synechococcus sp. Nb3U1, one DNA window encodes the following:
- a CDS encoding ABC transporter permease translates to MTTTVTAAQQALKPSPPKRSELWKGVPWDWLGLVPFFGFVAVFLVFPALSIVTRSFSDGSGNFTLSNLHSLTNPVITLAYRNTLWVSVITALSGSLLGGLLAWAVTLGGLPRWIRSSVLSFSGVAANFAGVPLVFAFVALLGRIGLLNQLLRPTGLQVDPQRFLYGFWGLCIVYTYFQIPLMVLIMAPALDGLKKEWREAAENLGASQWQFWRYIGLPVLMPALLGSAALLFANAFSTYVTATALLGAIGQTFAVTIVVANQFRTDTFGDPGLGYALAFSMMVVIAITVALYTYSRRQAERWLQK, encoded by the coding sequence ATGACCACCACCGTCACCGCCGCACAGCAGGCTCTCAAGCCTTCTCCTCCTAAGCGTTCAGAGCTTTGGAAGGGGGTGCCCTGGGATTGGTTGGGGTTAGTGCCCTTTTTTGGTTTTGTTGCTGTCTTTTTGGTTTTTCCGGCCCTCTCCATCGTGACCAGGAGCTTTTCTGATGGGAGCGGCAATTTTACCCTGAGCAATTTGCACAGCCTCACCAACCCAGTCATTACCCTGGCCTACCGAAACACCCTTTGGGTCAGCGTAATCACCGCCCTCAGTGGATCCCTGCTGGGTGGGTTGTTGGCCTGGGCGGTTACTTTAGGGGGGCTGCCCCGCTGGATCCGCAGCTCTGTGCTCTCGTTTTCGGGGGTGGCTGCCAACTTCGCTGGGGTGCCGCTGGTCTTTGCTTTCGTCGCCTTGCTGGGTCGCATTGGCCTGCTCAACCAATTATTGCGCCCCACCGGTTTGCAAGTGGATCCGCAACGGTTCCTGTACGGCTTCTGGGGACTGTGCATCGTCTACACCTATTTCCAGATCCCGCTGATGGTGCTGATCATGGCCCCGGCTTTGGATGGCCTGAAGAAGGAGTGGCGCGAAGCAGCCGAGAACTTGGGGGCCAGTCAGTGGCAGTTTTGGCGCTACATCGGCTTGCCGGTGCTGATGCCCGCCCTTTTGGGATCCGCTGCGCTGCTGTTTGCCAATGCCTTTAGCACCTATGTGACGGCAACCGCCCTCCTGGGAGCCATCGGCCAAACCTTTGCCGTCACGATTGTGGTGGCCAACCAGTTCCGCACCGATACCTTTGGGGATCCCGGCTTGGGCTACGCCTTGGCCTTCAGCATGATGGTGGTGATCGCCATTACCGTTGCTCTGTACACCTACAGTCGTCGCCAAGCGGAACGCTGGCTGCAAAAGTGA
- a CDS encoding ABC transporter permease, with translation MNTSKRAPVFAWLCLGVALAYLFLPLVAMVWSSVTSPRGFYLDAYVQIFQAPRIGETFFFSFQAAILTILISALLVVPTAYWVQLRLPKVRPIIEFLTVIPLVIPPLLMTFGMIRFFNNTPLTNSNQGLYWMMLGAYVIISFPFMYRSVDAGMQSVNIRVLTEAAQSLGASWFNILFKVIFPNVLVAVLNGSFITFSIALGEFTVSSLLNQPAFSPYMLDLSYRQGDLATALGIVSIGVTWACIAAIQLLGRGRGGVHPTGV, from the coding sequence ATGAACACGAGCAAACGAGCCCCCGTCTTTGCCTGGTTGTGCTTGGGTGTGGCCTTAGCCTATCTGTTTCTGCCATTGGTCGCCATGGTCTGGTCATCGGTGACCTCTCCGCGCGGGTTTTATCTGGATGCCTATGTGCAGATTTTTCAGGCCCCCCGCATTGGGGAGACCTTCTTTTTCTCCTTTCAGGCAGCGATTTTAACCATCTTGATCAGTGCGTTGCTGGTAGTGCCCACCGCCTACTGGGTGCAGTTGCGCCTGCCCAAGGTACGCCCGATCATCGAGTTTTTGACGGTGATCCCGTTGGTGATCCCGCCTTTGCTGATGACCTTCGGCATGATCCGCTTTTTCAACAACACCCCCCTTACCAATAGCAACCAAGGCCTCTACTGGATGATGTTGGGGGCCTATGTGATCATCTCCTTCCCCTTCATGTACCGTTCGGTAGATGCCGGGATGCAGTCGGTGAATATCCGCGTCCTCACGGAAGCCGCCCAAAGCCTGGGGGCCAGTTGGTTCAATATCCTGTTCAAGGTGATTTTCCCCAATGTGTTGGTGGCGGTGCTGAATGGCAGTTTCATCACCTTTTCCATTGCCCTCGGGGAGTTTACGGTGTCTTCCTTGCTCAACCAACCGGCCTTCAGCCCCTACATGTTGGACTTGAGTTACCGACAGGGGGATCTGGCGACCGCTTTGGGCATTGTCAGCATTGGGGTCACTTGGGCCTGTATTGCTGCCATTCAGCTCTTGGGCCGGGGCCGGGGCGGTGTGCATCCAACGGGAGTTTAG
- a CDS encoding ABC transporter ATP-binding protein, whose protein sequence is MSFLTLTGIRKEFGKSVAVQDCNLQAHQGEFVTFLGPSGCGKSTVLRMVAGFEQPTQGSIVIDGRDVTALHASKRNIGMVFQQYALFPNMTVAENIQFGLKVRGADGSLRQERVRELLEIIRMEAFANRYPHQLSGGQQQRVALARALAIRPQVLLLDEPLSALDAKIRVSLRQEIRSIQRQLGITTIFVTHDQEEALTISDRIVVMNFGLIEQVGRPMEIYNQPQTQFVASFIGTLNVLEAQVVDPHQGYIHVEGQPVRTSEALREVGKTVSVAIRPESIALNHSNGHPNSLRATVDDVYFLGSVVRIRTRLGSQHLNVDTFNSPGLSVPTPGDPVTLNFSAEAAKVLQERARVESGIPSLV, encoded by the coding sequence ATGAGCTTTTTAACCCTGACCGGCATTCGCAAGGAATTTGGCAAGTCTGTCGCCGTGCAAGACTGTAACCTCCAGGCTCATCAGGGGGAGTTCGTTACCTTTCTGGGGCCGAGTGGTTGCGGTAAGTCTACCGTGCTGAGAATGGTGGCCGGATTTGAGCAACCAACTCAGGGCAGCATTGTCATCGATGGCCGGGATGTGACTGCTCTGCACGCCAGCAAGCGCAACATCGGCATGGTGTTTCAGCAGTATGCGCTCTTCCCCAACATGACGGTGGCCGAGAATATTCAATTTGGCCTCAAAGTGCGGGGGGCCGATGGCTCGCTGCGACAAGAACGGGTGAGAGAGCTGCTCGAGATCATCCGTATGGAGGCCTTTGCCAACCGCTATCCCCATCAACTTTCGGGTGGGCAGCAACAGCGGGTGGCCTTGGCGCGGGCTTTGGCCATTCGGCCTCAAGTGTTGCTCTTGGATGAGCCGTTGTCTGCGCTGGATGCCAAAATTCGGGTTTCACTGCGCCAGGAAATTCGCTCCATTCAACGGCAGTTGGGCATTACCACCATCTTCGTTACCCATGACCAGGAAGAAGCCCTCACCATTTCTGATCGGATTGTGGTGATGAATTTCGGCCTGATCGAACAGGTGGGCCGCCCGATGGAGATCTACAACCAACCGCAAACCCAGTTTGTCGCCTCGTTTATTGGCACGTTGAATGTACTAGAGGCCCAGGTGGTGGATCCCCACCAAGGGTATATCCACGTAGAGGGTCAGCCCGTGCGCACCAGTGAAGCCCTGCGGGAAGTGGGAAAAACGGTGTCGGTGGCGATTCGCCCCGAGTCAATTGCTTTGAACCACAGCAACGGTCACCCCAACAGTCTGCGGGCCACGGTGGACGATGTTTATTTTCTCGGTTCGGTGGTGCGGATTCGGACTCGGCTGGGATCCCAGCATTTGAATGTGGATACCTTCAACAGCCCTGGTCTGTCGGTGCCCACCCCTGGGGATCCGGTGACTCTCAACTTCAGTGCCGAAGCAGCCAAGGTTTTGCAGGAGAGGGCCAGGGTTGAGTCAGGGATCCCCAGTTTGGTGTAG
- a CDS encoding ABC transporter substrate-binding protein → MSTFQNFNRRRFLQLSALANAGLITWFYGPRVSFAQSNLPAPPPAGPIDLQAAGGMEGLIAAARAEGELSTTALPDDWANYGGMKKTFFSRYNFLKHNDLTPEASSAEEIEQIKANAGNKGPQNPDVIDVGFVWGAAAKAENLLQPYKVATWDTIPDEIKDPDGFWYGNYYGTMAFEVNADAVPFVPQDWNDLLDPRLKGLIAINDPVAGSQNTHSVWAASLADGGSLDQPEKGIEFFKKLAQSGNLVPTGTSPSALVSGELPITLRWDYNALATRDNNANLANIQVIYPKSGTLAGVYLCAINAYAPRPHAARLWMEFVYSDEGQLLWLEGYAKPVRFDDMLKRGVIPQELLAQLPAADVRVEFPSLEQLNTGLQYIRDNWAKEVGITYAS, encoded by the coding sequence GTGAGTACGTTCCAGAATTTCAACCGTCGCCGATTTCTACAACTGAGTGCATTGGCCAATGCGGGCTTGATCACTTGGTTCTATGGGCCTCGAGTCTCCTTTGCCCAATCTAACTTGCCTGCTCCTCCACCGGCTGGCCCGATCGATTTACAAGCAGCTGGCGGTATGGAAGGGCTAATCGCAGCGGCCCGAGCGGAAGGTGAGCTTTCCACAACTGCTCTGCCGGATGACTGGGCCAACTACGGAGGCATGAAAAAAACCTTCTTCAGCCGGTACAACTTTCTCAAGCACAATGACCTGACCCCAGAGGCCAGTTCTGCTGAAGAAATTGAACAGATCAAAGCCAACGCCGGCAACAAAGGGCCACAAAACCCAGATGTCATCGACGTTGGATTTGTCTGGGGTGCAGCCGCCAAAGCCGAGAACCTTCTACAACCCTATAAAGTCGCCACCTGGGATACCATCCCCGACGAGATTAAAGATCCAGACGGCTTTTGGTATGGCAACTACTACGGCACCATGGCTTTTGAAGTGAATGCTGATGCAGTGCCCTTCGTGCCTCAAGATTGGAATGATCTCTTGGATCCCCGTTTGAAAGGTTTAATTGCCATCAACGATCCTGTGGCCGGTAGCCAGAATACCCACTCCGTTTGGGCCGCATCTTTGGCCGATGGCGGATCTTTGGATCAACCGGAAAAAGGCATCGAATTTTTCAAGAAATTGGCTCAGAGCGGCAATTTGGTGCCGACGGGAACTTCCCCCTCGGCTCTGGTAAGTGGCGAGCTGCCCATCACCCTGCGCTGGGACTACAATGCCTTGGCCACCCGTGACAACAACGCCAACCTGGCCAACATTCAAGTGATCTATCCCAAGAGTGGCACCCTGGCCGGGGTGTACCTCTGTGCCATTAATGCCTACGCCCCGCGACCCCATGCGGCTCGGTTGTGGATGGAATTTGTCTACAGCGACGAGGGCCAGCTCCTGTGGTTAGAGGGGTACGCCAAGCCGGTGCGCTTCGACGACATGCTCAAGCGCGGGGTGATCCCCCAAGAGTTGCTGGCTCAACTGCCTGCTGCCGATGTGAGGGTGGAGTTCCCCTCCCTCGAACAGTTGAATACTGGGCTGCAATACATTCGGGACAACTGGGCTAAGGAAGTGGGGATCACCTACGCCAGTTAA
- a CDS encoding PHP domain-containing protein, producing MQTVFNKPGQFWRGNLHTHSTRSDGHCSPEEVCRTYREAGYDFLALTDHFIERYNWPVTDTQAFRSDTFTTLISAELHTSQHRMELGHIWHILAVGLPLDFAPTQPEETGPELATRALATGAFVAAVHPQWFMMTEADLLSLGPIHAVEIYNASSEDDSDTAESLYMLDYMLARGKRLWAFATDDAHFVPNSRERLRAWVMVKSEALQPDALVSALKAGDFYSSTGPRIVDLQLEPGDHLYLRCSYADRVYALGRPTEYRSVAEQGLTEAKIDLKGWRSPYLRVLVRDHLGGKAWSNPIWLE from the coding sequence ATGCAAACCGTCTTCAATAAACCCGGTCAGTTTTGGCGCGGCAACTTACACACCCATTCCACCCGTTCGGATGGCCACTGCTCGCCGGAGGAGGTTTGTCGCACCTATCGGGAGGCGGGCTATGATTTTCTCGCCCTGACGGATCACTTCATCGAGCGCTACAACTGGCCGGTTACGGATACGCAAGCCTTCCGCAGCGATACCTTTACGACCCTGATCAGCGCTGAGCTGCACACCAGCCAACACCGCATGGAGCTAGGCCACATTTGGCACATTTTGGCGGTGGGCTTGCCGCTCGATTTTGCCCCAACGCAGCCGGAAGAAACCGGGCCGGAATTGGCGACCAGAGCCTTGGCCACCGGAGCCTTTGTGGCGGCTGTACATCCGCAGTGGTTCATGATGACAGAAGCCGATCTGCTCTCGCTGGGGCCCATTCACGCTGTGGAAATCTACAACGCCAGCTCTGAAGATGACAGCGATACTGCCGAAAGCCTGTACATGCTCGACTACATGCTGGCGCGGGGAAAGCGGCTGTGGGCCTTTGCCACTGATGATGCCCATTTTGTGCCCAACTCGCGGGAGCGCCTACGGGCTTGGGTGATGGTGAAAAGCGAGGCCTTGCAACCGGATGCCTTGGTGAGCGCTCTGAAAGCAGGAGATTTCTACTCCAGCACCGGCCCCCGCATTGTGGACTTACAACTGGAACCGGGGGATCATCTGTACCTGCGCTGTAGCTATGCGGATCGGGTGTATGCCTTGGGGCGACCGACGGAGTATCGCAGTGTAGCCGAGCAGGGCCTGACCGAAGCCAAGATCGATCTGAAGGGCTGGCGTAGCCCCTACCTGCGGGTGTTGGTGCGGGATCACCTGGGAGGCAAGGCTTGGTCAAACCCGATTTGGCTGGAG